One genomic window of Desulfofalx alkaliphila DSM 12257 includes the following:
- the rpmJ gene encoding 50S ribosomal protein L36, whose amino-acid sequence MKVRPSVKPICEKCKIIRRKGKVMVICLNPKHKQKQG is encoded by the coding sequence TTGAAAGTAAGACCTTCGGTTAAACCGATTTGTGAAAAATGCAAGATCATTCGCCGCAAAGGTAAGGTAATGGTCATTTGTCTCAACCCTAAGCATAAGCAAAAGCAAGGGTAA
- the rpmD gene encoding 50S ribosomal protein L30: MAKLKITLVRSPIGQNEKQRITVKTLGLRKLNSSVIHEDTPQIRGMVNKVLHLVKVENA; the protein is encoded by the coding sequence ATGGCCAAGTTAAAAATCACTCTGGTGAGAAGCCCAATCGGCCAGAACGAAAAACAACGTATCACTGTAAAAACACTGGGTTTAAGAAAATTAAACAGCTCAGTGATTCATGAAGACACCCCTCAGATTAGAGGAATGGTGAATAAGGTATTACACTTAGTTAAAGTAGAAAATGCGTAA
- the rpsI gene encoding 30S ribosomal protein S9 gives MAQVQFYGTGRRKSSVARVYLVPGDGKLIINNKELSEYFGRKTLEAIVRQPLEITGVEGRFNVKCTVHGGGTTGQAGAVKMGIARALVQADPNLRPVLKRAGFLTRDPRMKERHKYGLKKARRAPQFSKR, from the coding sequence GTGGCCCAAGTTCAATTTTATGGTACCGGGCGCAGAAAGAGTTCAGTGGCCCGGGTGTATCTGGTGCCCGGTGACGGAAAACTAATCATTAACAATAAAGAACTAAGCGAATACTTCGGTCGCAAGACCTTAGAAGCCATAGTACGCCAACCTTTAGAAATTACCGGTGTAGAAGGTCGTTTCAATGTAAAATGTACAGTACACGGCGGTGGTACCACCGGTCAGGCCGGTGCGGTTAAAATGGGTATTGCCCGTGCCTTGGTTCAGGCAGACCCCAACCTGCGCCCCGTGCTAAAGCGTGCCGGTTTCCTAACCCGCGACCCGCGGATGAAGGAACGCCACAAGTACGGCTTGAAAAAAGCCCGCCGTGCACCTCAATTCTCCAAGCGTTAA
- the rplO gene encoding 50S ribosomal protein L15, whose protein sequence is MKLHELKPAPGARKKAIRKGRGIATGKGKTAGRGHKGQKARSGGGVRPGFEGGQMPLQRRLPKRGFTNIFRKEIIAINVDQLNKFDNGTVVTPELLKETGVIKKVADGVKILGDGNLEKNLTVRANAFSKSAAEKIAAAGGTAEVI, encoded by the coding sequence GTGAAACTGCACGAATTAAAACCTGCTCCTGGGGCAAGGAAAAAAGCAATCCGTAAGGGTAGAGGCATTGCCACAGGGAAGGGAAAGACTGCCGGGCGTGGGCATAAAGGTCAAAAGGCTCGTTCCGGAGGTGGAGTAAGGCCAGGTTTTGAAGGTGGTCAAATGCCTTTGCAGCGCCGCTTACCCAAACGCGGATTTACAAATATTTTTAGAAAAGAAATTATTGCCATTAACGTAGACCAACTAAACAAATTTGACAATGGAACAGTGGTAACACCAGAACTGCTTAAAGAAACCGGTGTGATTAAAAAAGTAGCAGACGGAGTGAAAATATTAGGTGACGGTAATTTAGAGAAAAACCTTACAGTTCGGGCAAATGCCTTTAGCAAGTCGGCAGCCGAAAAAATTGCCGCCGCCGGCGGAACTGCAGAGGTGATCTAG
- the truA gene encoding tRNA pseudouridine(38-40) synthase TruA, which yields MRNIKLTVAYDGTDYHGFQEQRGSGVATIQDRLEKALSKLAKRPVQVIGAGRTDSGVHAKGQVVNFRCDSWPVPLEKLPLALNALLPGDIVVTKAEEVSIDFHARFSAIGKTYIYTIHNHRLPDPFSRRFALHEPRPLDHRAMDRAAKYLEGEHDFKSFQAQGTPVITTVRKITEAKVERERDKVYIILTANGFLYNMVRIIAGTLIQVGLGKISPEDLVNILNSKDRTQAGPTVPPQGLRMEKVYY from the coding sequence TTGAGAAATATAAAACTGACGGTGGCATATGATGGCACCGATTACCATGGTTTCCAAGAACAGCGTGGCTCCGGAGTTGCTACAATACAAGACCGGCTGGAAAAGGCCTTATCTAAATTAGCCAAACGCCCTGTGCAGGTGATAGGGGCCGGGCGCACCGATTCCGGCGTTCATGCTAAGGGACAGGTGGTAAACTTCAGGTGTGACAGTTGGCCCGTACCTTTAGAAAAACTGCCACTGGCACTAAATGCCCTTTTGCCCGGTGACATTGTAGTGACAAAGGCGGAAGAAGTAAGCATAGACTTCCATGCCAGATTTTCGGCAATTGGTAAAACTTATATATACACCATACACAATCACCGCTTGCCCGATCCCTTTTCAAGAAGATTTGCCCTACATGAACCCCGACCCTTGGACCACAGGGCAATGGATAGGGCAGCAAAGTATTTAGAGGGAGAGCATGACTTTAAGTCATTCCAAGCCCAAGGTACGCCGGTAATAACCACCGTCAGAAAGATTACCGAGGCAAAGGTGGAGCGGGAAAGGGACAAGGTGTATATTATATTGACAGCAAACGGTTTTTTATACAACATGGTAAGAATAATTGCCGGCACCTTAATACAGGTGGGTCTGGGGAAAATTTCCCCCGAAGACCTGGTCAATATATTGAACAGTAAAGACCGGACCCAGGCGGGACCAACCGTTCCCCCCCAGGGTCTGCGCATGGAGAAAGTATATTATTAA
- the rpsD gene encoding 30S ribosomal protein S4 gives MARYTGAQCKLCRREGLKLYLKGDRCYTGKCAIDRRSYPPGQHGQSRRKVSEYGLQLRAKQRARRIYGVLERQFRNYFKEAARQPGVTGDNLLRLLERRLDNVVYRLGLAVSRTEARQLVNHGHFEVNGRKVNIPSYLVRVGDEITVRERSKQSAKLKDLIERASEKTPPAWLEYDAEQVKGRVVALPNREQIDVPVEEHLIVERYSR, from the coding sequence ATGGCAAGATATACCGGTGCGCAATGTAAACTATGTCGCCGTGAAGGCTTAAAACTATACCTGAAAGGTGATCGCTGCTATACAGGCAAGTGTGCCATAGATCGCCGCAGCTATCCCCCCGGTCAACACGGTCAAAGCCGCAGAAAGGTATCTGAATATGGATTGCAGTTACGGGCGAAACAAAGGGCCCGCCGTATTTACGGTGTGCTGGAAAGACAGTTCCGCAACTACTTTAAAGAAGCGGCCCGTCAACCGGGTGTTACCGGTGATAACTTACTGCGCCTCTTGGAGCGCCGCTTAGATAACGTAGTTTACCGCCTGGGCTTGGCAGTTTCCCGTACAGAGGCCCGGCAGCTGGTCAACCATGGACACTTTGAAGTAAATGGCCGCAAGGTAAACATACCATCATACCTGGTTCGCGTGGGAGACGAAATTACCGTACGTGAGCGCAGCAAGCAGTCCGCTAAATTGAAGGATTTAATAGAGCGGGCCAGTGAAAAAACCCCTCCTGCTTGGCTGGAATATGATGCTGAGCAAGTAAAAGGTCGTGTAGTGGCCCTTCCGAACAGAGAACAAATTGATGTTCCTGTTGAAGAACACCTGATTGTTGAGCGTTATTCCAGGTAG
- the rplM gene encoding 50S ribosomal protein L13, producing the protein MKTFMAKPEEVQRKWYVIDAQGKTLGRLATEAARILRGKHKPTYTPHVDTGDHVIVINAEKVVLTGNKLQQKKYYRHSGYPGGLKATPYSEMMKKKPETVVEKAIFGMMPHNRLGAKAAKKLKVYRGAEHPHQAQQPEEWKF; encoded by the coding sequence ATGAAGACTTTCATGGCAAAGCCGGAGGAAGTCCAACGCAAATGGTATGTAATTGATGCCCAGGGCAAAACTTTGGGCAGATTGGCAACTGAAGCCGCACGCATTCTGCGTGGCAAGCACAAACCTACTTATACTCCCCATGTGGACACCGGCGACCATGTTATTGTAATTAATGCTGAGAAGGTTGTATTAACCGGAAATAAACTGCAACAAAAGAAATACTATCGTCACAGCGGTTACCCAGGTGGCTTGAAAGCAACCCCCTATTCCGAAATGATGAAAAAGAAACCGGAAACTGTTGTTGAAAAAGCTATCTTTGGTATGATGCCGCACAATCGTTTAGGTGCAAAGGCCGCTAAGAAACTGAAGGTATATCGCGGAGCTGAACACCCCCACCAGGCTCAGCAGCCTGAAGAGTGGAAATTTTAA
- a CDS encoding energy-coupling factor transporter ATPase — protein sequence MWAIELHKVSYTHNASTPFETKALVDISLKIAQGQTVGIIGPTGSGKSTLIQHFNGLLAPQQGTVKVLGLDAADKKIRKQLWRKVGLVFQYPEQQLFEESVYKDIAFGPKNLGLPDSEIEKRVYESIDIVGIDKGLLDMPPLTLSGGMRRRVAIAGVMSMQPQILVLDEPTAGMDPQFKRQFLHTLKKLTAQRNITIIIVTHSMEEAAEITEQLIVLNKGKIEMQGSPREVFKQADRLIEMGLTVPFEVNVMLKLQQRGLDVPNDVLGIDEAVNEILKVKGCLKTGG from the coding sequence ATGTGGGCAATAGAACTACACAAAGTCAGCTATACCCATAATGCCTCTACACCCTTTGAAACCAAGGCCTTGGTGGATATTTCATTAAAGATTGCCCAAGGCCAAACGGTGGGCATTATCGGTCCCACCGGGTCCGGAAAATCTACTTTGATACAGCATTTTAACGGGCTGCTGGCCCCGCAGCAGGGCACCGTTAAAGTATTGGGCCTAGACGCTGCAGATAAAAAAATAAGAAAACAGCTGTGGAGAAAAGTGGGCTTGGTATTTCAATACCCAGAACAACAGCTGTTTGAGGAATCGGTATACAAGGACATCGCCTTTGGCCCAAAGAACTTGGGTTTACCGGACAGTGAGATAGAAAAAAGGGTTTATGAAAGTATAGATATCGTAGGCATTGACAAAGGCTTGTTAGATATGCCGCCCTTGACTTTAAGCGGGGGTATGAGGAGGCGGGTGGCCATTGCCGGCGTAATGTCCATGCAACCCCAAATATTGGTATTGGATGAGCCCACTGCCGGTATGGATCCACAATTTAAAAGACAGTTTTTGCATACTTTAAAAAAGTTAACCGCCCAAAGGAATATTACCATAATTATAGTCACACACAGTATGGAAGAAGCAGCGGAAATAACGGAACAATTGATAGTACTCAATAAAGGAAAAATAGAGATGCAAGGCTCCCCCCGGGAGGTATTTAAGCAAGCCGATCGGCTAATAGAAATGGGCTTAACGGTTCCCTTTGAAGTCAATGTAATGTTAAAACTACAGCAACGGGGTTTAGATGTACCCAATGATGTGTTAGGTATCGATGAAGCGGTTAATGAAATACTAAAAGTAAAGGGCTGCCTTAAAACAGGAGGCTAG
- the secY gene encoding preprotein translocase subunit SecY has translation MLDSLRNAFKVSELKNKLLFTLAMLLVFRVAAHIPVPGVDPSLFKELAQSNMLFGFFDVISGGAFANISVVAMGIFPYINASIIMQLLTVVIPRLEQLAKEGEEGRKKITQYTRYFTAVLAFIQAIGLSIYLKAALANPGPFAYIAVAITLTAGTVFLMWLGEQITEKGIGNGISLIIFAGIVSGIPGAVMYLSEALVVGTISILSVLALIVIGLLVIAGIVVVHQGQRRIPVQYAKRVVGRRVYGGQTTHLPLRVNQAGVIPVIFASSLLMFPEQLAQWFGGAKFGQWYTTYLGFGTIPNTVVYALLIMGFTYFYTAIIMNPVDMADNIKRHGGFIPGMRPGRPTAEYISKVMSRITLAGAVFLALIAIMPNFVMAATKIPGIWFGGTSLLIVVGVALDTMKQIESQLLMRSYQGFIK, from the coding sequence TTGCTGGATAGCTTAAGAAACGCTTTTAAGGTTTCGGAACTGAAAAACAAGTTGCTGTTTACATTGGCGATGCTGTTAGTGTTCAGGGTGGCAGCACATATACCGGTGCCCGGGGTAGACCCCAGCCTATTTAAGGAACTGGCTCAAAGCAACATGCTGTTCGGTTTTTTTGATGTTATATCCGGAGGCGCCTTTGCAAATATTTCAGTGGTTGCCATGGGGATATTCCCCTATATTAACGCATCAATTATCATGCAACTGTTAACTGTTGTTATACCAAGGTTAGAGCAACTGGCCAAAGAAGGCGAAGAAGGACGTAAGAAAATAACCCAGTACACCAGGTACTTTACTGCGGTGCTTGCCTTTATTCAGGCCATTGGTCTGTCCATTTACCTAAAAGCAGCCTTGGCCAATCCGGGTCCCTTTGCCTACATTGCAGTGGCCATTACGCTAACTGCCGGTACCGTCTTCTTAATGTGGCTCGGTGAGCAAATTACTGAAAAGGGTATTGGCAACGGTATATCTTTGATAATATTTGCCGGTATTGTTTCAGGCATTCCCGGTGCAGTTATGTATCTAAGTGAGGCGCTGGTTGTGGGTACCATTAGTATTCTGAGTGTACTGGCGCTAATCGTAATAGGTTTGCTGGTAATAGCCGGAATAGTGGTTGTTCATCAAGGTCAGCGGAGAATACCGGTGCAATATGCGAAAAGGGTAGTTGGTCGTCGGGTTTACGGCGGGCAAACAACTCACCTGCCCTTGAGGGTTAACCAGGCCGGTGTAATTCCTGTGATTTTTGCGTCGTCACTGCTGATGTTCCCTGAGCAACTTGCCCAGTGGTTTGGTGGCGCTAAATTTGGGCAGTGGTATACTACCTACCTTGGTTTTGGTACCATTCCCAACACCGTAGTTTATGCCCTGCTGATTATGGGATTCACTTACTTCTATACCGCCATTATTATGAACCCCGTTGATATGGCAGATAACATTAAAAGGCATGGTGGATTTATTCCGGGCATGAGACCCGGACGCCCCACTGCAGAATACATTTCCAAAGTAATGAGCAGAATTACCTTGGCAGGGGCGGTATTCCTGGCCTTGATTGCCATAATGCCAAACTTTGTAATGGCGGCAACTAAGATACCGGGCATATGGTTTGGCGGTACCTCACTGTTAATTGTGGTAGGGGTTGCCCTTGATACCATGAAACAAATTGAATCACAACTATTAATGCGCAGTTATCAAGGATTCATTAAGTAG
- the rpsM gene encoding 30S ribosomal protein S13 gives MARISGVDLPRDKRVEIGLTYIYGIGLSTSKSILAATGINPDTRVRDLTEDEVNKLREYIDNNVVVEGDLRREVAMNIKRLIEIGCYRGLRHRRGLPVRGQNTKTNARTRKGPKRTVGVRRKK, from the coding sequence ATGGCACGTATTTCCGGGGTGGATTTACCCAGGGATAAAAGAGTTGAAATCGGGCTGACCTACATCTATGGTATTGGGCTATCAACATCAAAAAGTATTTTAGCCGCAACCGGAATCAACCCGGATACCAGAGTCCGTGATTTAACTGAAGACGAAGTTAACAAACTACGTGAATATATCGATAACAACGTTGTTGTTGAAGGTGACTTGCGCCGTGAAGTGGCAATGAACATTAAAAGGCTAATTGAAATTGGCTGTTACCGCGGTTTAAGACACCGCCGCGGCCTGCCGGTTCGCGGACAAAACACCAAGACTAACGCCCGTACACGCAAAGGTCCGAAGAGAACTGTCGGTGTACGGAGAAAGAAGTAG
- a CDS encoding KOW domain-containing RNA-binding protein — protein sequence MKEEAFEMGQLVCSTAGRDKDTLYLILKVGDNNCLWVADGTNRRVENPKKKNIKHLKILPHVSGLVNEKINAGERVNNADIQRSIAEYKEQNMDLFD from the coding sequence TTGAAAGAAGAAGCGTTTGAAATGGGTCAATTAGTTTGCTCAACCGCAGGGCGGGATAAAGACACACTTTATTTAATCCTTAAGGTGGGAGACAATAATTGTTTATGGGTTGCTGACGGCACAAACCGGAGAGTTGAAAACCCTAAAAAGAAAAACATCAAACATTTAAAAATATTGCCCCATGTATCTGGACTGGTCAATGAAAAGATTAACGCAGGTGAACGGGTAAATAACGCCGATATACAAAGAAGTATTGCAGAGTACAAGGAGCAAAATATGGATTTGTTTGATTAG
- the rpsK gene encoding 30S ribosomal protein S11 gives MARRATRTRRRERKNIETGVAFIRSSFNNTIVTITDPKGNAISWATAGQVGFKGSRKSTPFAAQMAAEKAAKDAIEHGMKTVEVMVKGPGAGREAAIRSLQAAGLEVSMIKDVTPIPHNGCRPPKRRRV, from the coding sequence ATGGCGCGTCGCGCAACGCGTACTAGAAGACGCGAAAGAAAGAACATCGAAACCGGTGTTGCATTTATTAGGTCGTCATTTAATAACACTATCGTAACCATTACCGACCCTAAGGGAAATGCTATTTCTTGGGCTACAGCGGGTCAAGTTGGTTTCAAGGGTTCTCGTAAGAGCACACCTTTTGCAGCCCAAATGGCTGCAGAAAAAGCAGCAAAAGATGCAATTGAACATGGCATGAAAACAGTAGAAGTAATGGTTAAAGGACCCGGCGCAGGACGGGAGGCAGCTATACGTTCACTTCAAGCGGCAGGCTTAGAAGTAAGCATGATTAAAGACGTTACCCCTATTCCCCATAATGGATGCCGTCCGCCAAAACGTCGGAGAGTTTAG
- a CDS encoding DNA-directed RNA polymerase subunit alpha has translation MLEIEKPRIECVEHNEDNTYGKFVVEPLERGYGITLGNSLRRILLSSLPGVAVTSVKIDGVLHEFSTVPGVREDVTDIILNLKMLCLKIHDEEEKVLRIEAQGEGTVTAADIICDADVEILNPDLHIATLAENARLFMEITVARGRGYSTAEKNKKGDHIIGVIPVDSVYTPVRKVNFNVENTRVGQITDYDKLTLEVWTDGSIRPDEATSLAAKIMSEHLRLFIGLTEATNDVEIMVEKEEEQKDKILEMTVEELDLSVRSYNCLKRAGINTVEELIQRTEEDMMKVRNLGKKSLEEVVNKLAELGLTLRKDDE, from the coding sequence ATGTTGGAAATTGAGAAACCAAGAATTGAGTGTGTAGAGCATAACGAAGATAATACTTACGGTAAGTTTGTAGTAGAACCTCTGGAAAGGGGATACGGCATTACCTTAGGTAATAGTTTGCGCCGCATTTTGCTGTCTTCACTGCCCGGAGTTGCAGTGACATCAGTTAAAATAGATGGCGTACTGCACGAGTTTTCAACAGTTCCAGGTGTTAGGGAAGACGTAACAGACATAATACTAAACCTTAAAATGCTGTGCCTTAAAATTCACGATGAGGAAGAGAAAGTACTAAGAATTGAAGCTCAGGGCGAAGGGACTGTAACAGCTGCAGATATTATTTGCGACGCAGACGTTGAAATATTAAATCCCGACTTACACATAGCAACGTTGGCCGAAAATGCGCGATTATTTATGGAAATTACAGTTGCCCGAGGCCGAGGATATTCTACCGCTGAGAAAAACAAAAAAGGTGATCACATAATCGGTGTAATCCCTGTGGACTCGGTATATACTCCCGTAAGGAAAGTTAACTTTAACGTGGAGAATACCAGGGTGGGGCAAATTACCGACTACGACAAACTAACACTGGAAGTTTGGACCGATGGAAGCATACGTCCGGACGAGGCAACCAGCTTGGCCGCAAAAATCATGAGTGAACACCTGCGCCTCTTTATCGGTTTAACAGAGGCAACTAACGATGTAGAGATCATGGTTGAGAAGGAAGAAGAACAAAAAGATAAGATATTGGAAATGACCGTTGAAGAACTGGATCTCTCGGTGCGCTCTTACAATTGCTTAAAGCGCGCTGGCATCAATACCGTTGAAGAATTAATACAACGCACCGAAGAGGACATGATGAAAGTACGCAACTTAGGTAAAAAATCCCTGGAAGAGGTAGTAAACAAACTGGCCGAACTGGGACTTACCCTAAGAAAAGACGACGAGTAG
- the map gene encoding type I methionyl aminopeptidase, producing MITCKSEKELGYMRDAGKLVALTFKELEKAVKPGVTTKDLDTIAEDFIVKNGANPAFKGLYGFPATICASVNEEVVHGIPGLRKLDSGDIISIDLGAEINGYFGDSARTLPVGDVSDEALELMRVTEQALYIGIDYAVDGNRLSDISHAIQSYAEGHGYSVVRDYVGHGIGSKLHEEPQVPNYGRPGRGPRLKEGMTLAIEPMVNVGTFEVQTLPNNWTVVTKDNKLSAHFEHTIAITDDVPEILTRL from the coding sequence ATGATTACCTGCAAATCTGAAAAAGAACTAGGCTACATGCGTGATGCCGGTAAACTTGTGGCCCTAACCTTTAAAGAGCTGGAAAAGGCTGTGAAACCCGGGGTTACCACAAAAGACCTTGACACCATAGCGGAAGACTTTATTGTCAAAAACGGTGCAAACCCGGCTTTTAAGGGCTTATACGGGTTTCCGGCCACCATATGTGCTTCAGTAAACGAAGAAGTTGTTCATGGTATCCCTGGTTTAAGAAAATTGGATAGTGGAGATATTATTAGTATTGACCTTGGAGCAGAAATAAATGGCTATTTTGGAGACAGTGCCCGTACACTGCCGGTGGGTGATGTAAGTGATGAAGCACTGGAACTGATGCGGGTGACAGAGCAAGCACTGTATATAGGAATTGACTATGCTGTGGACGGGAATCGCCTATCGGACATATCCCATGCCATACAAAGCTATGCGGAAGGCCATGGATATTCAGTGGTTCGAGACTATGTGGGCCATGGAATAGGCAGTAAACTGCACGAAGAGCCTCAGGTACCTAACTACGGACGTCCCGGGCGTGGGCCTCGGCTTAAAGAAGGTATGACATTGGCCATAGAACCAATGGTTAATGTAGGCACATTTGAAGTGCAAACCCTTCCCAACAACTGGACAGTGGTCACCAAAGACAACAAATTGTCGGCCCACTTTGAGCACACTATTGCCATTACAGATGATGTACCTGAGATTTTAACCAGGCTGTAA
- a CDS encoding energy-coupling factor transporter ATPase, whose amino-acid sequence MDANKDKILIELKDVCFKYQVGKDRYVSALRNINLSIKQGQFITVTGGNGSGKSTLAKHLNGLLTPSSGKVLVQGMDSSNEKNIWEIRRRTGMVFQNPDNQLVSSILEEDVAFGLENLGLAPEDIKRKVDYYIKLLKLDHMRKHPPHLLSGGQKQRLAIAGVLAMEPDCLVLDEPSAMLDPLGRQELSEIIIQLNKRHKKTVVLVTHLMDEVALSDRVIVLQRGRIVADTTPRQLFSMGEEIKNYRLELPDVVKFAQGLSAGGFKMDRPPLNIEELVDGLCGQ is encoded by the coding sequence GTGGATGCAAACAAAGATAAGATATTAATAGAACTAAAAGATGTGTGTTTTAAATACCAAGTGGGTAAAGACAGGTATGTCAGTGCCCTAAGGAACATCAACTTAAGCATCAAGCAAGGGCAATTTATAACAGTTACCGGTGGTAACGGTTCAGGCAAATCTACATTGGCCAAACACCTAAATGGACTATTGACGCCCAGCAGTGGCAAAGTGCTTGTTCAAGGCATGGATAGCAGCAATGAAAAAAACATATGGGAAATTCGCAGGCGTACCGGGATGGTTTTTCAAAATCCAGATAATCAGTTGGTGTCATCCATATTAGAAGAAGACGTTGCCTTTGGATTGGAGAACCTGGGTCTTGCCCCGGAAGATATTAAGAGAAAAGTAGATTATTATATTAAGCTGCTGAAGTTAGACCATATGAGAAAGCACCCCCCACACTTGCTTTCAGGGGGGCAAAAACAGCGTTTAGCCATTGCGGGCGTGTTGGCCATGGAGCCGGATTGCCTGGTCTTAGATGAACCCAGCGCCATGTTAGATCCATTGGGAAGGCAAGAACTGTCTGAAATCATTATCCAACTGAACAAAAGGCATAAAAAAACTGTGGTACTGGTAACCCATCTAATGGATGAAGTTGCATTATCCGATCGGGTTATAGTGCTGCAAAGGGGTAGAATTGTGGCAGATACCACCCCCCGGCAGCTGTTCAGCATGGGGGAAGAGATAAAAAATTATCGGCTTGAACTTCCGGATGTGGTGAAATTTGCACAAGGCTTATCTGCCGGTGGTTTTAAGATGGACAGACCCCCCTTAAATATAGAAGAATTGGTGGATGGCCTATGTGGGCAATAG
- the rplQ gene encoding 50S ribosomal protein L17 has product MGYRKLGRNTGHRKAMLRNLVTSLFRENRIETTETRAKEVRSIAEKLVTLAKKNDLAARRQCLEYIYEEKVVRKLFNEIAPKYSDRTGGYTRIIKTGYRRGDAAPMAILELL; this is encoded by the coding sequence GTGGGATATCGTAAGCTAGGGCGAAACACCGGTCACCGCAAAGCTATGCTGAGAAACTTAGTGACCTCACTGTTTCGGGAAAACCGTATTGAAACCACTGAAACCCGGGCTAAAGAGGTAAGAAGCATAGCAGAGAAACTGGTAACTTTGGCAAAGAAAAATGACCTTGCAGCAAGACGCCAGTGCTTAGAATACATTTACGAAGAAAAAGTAGTAAGAAAGCTTTTCAATGAAATTGCACCAAAGTATAGTGATCGCACAGGTGGTTATACAAGAATTATAAAAACCGGTTACCGCAGAGGTGACGCTGCACCAATGGCTATCTTAGAGCTGCTGTAA
- the infA gene encoding translation initiation factor IF-1: MSKSDVIEVEGIVIEPLPNAMFRVELDNGHKVLAHVSGKIRMNFIRILPGDKVTVELSPYDLTRGRIVYRYK; this comes from the coding sequence ATGTCAAAGAGCGATGTTATTGAAGTAGAGGGTATCGTAATTGAGCCGCTTCCGAATGCCATGTTTCGGGTAGAGCTAGACAATGGACATAAAGTACTGGCGCATGTATCTGGGAAAATAAGAATGAATTTTATTCGTATTTTACCTGGTGATAAAGTTACCGTTGAACTGTCGCCATATGATTTAACGCGGGGTAGAATAGTTTACCGGTATAAGTAA
- a CDS encoding energy-coupling factor transporter transmembrane component T family protein, with protein sequence MLGRITLGQFVPGNSIVHRLNPVVKVLAVITGTLAIFVWPGIKGILISSLYLALIILPVAKLIRFVFRGLWPLWVIITFTFVFHAFSVPGETVFSLAFLHMTKEGLEKALIFVGRLVMVVMLVSVLTLTTSPVALTHALEKILSPFKRIGVPAHELSMMMTIALRFIPTLVSEAEVIMKAQRSRGADFTQGGLVDRIKALVPFIVPLLAGSLRRAEELAVAMESRCYRGGINRTSMNQMYLGKTDYLALIITAAFLGMAITYRFAGW encoded by the coding sequence ATGTTAGGACGCATTACCCTTGGTCAATTTGTACCGGGTAACTCCATTGTACATCGGTTAAACCCTGTGGTTAAAGTGTTGGCCGTCATTACCGGAACATTGGCCATATTTGTATGGCCGGGAATAAAAGGTATTTTAATTTCCTCTCTGTATTTAGCATTAATAATATTACCTGTGGCTAAATTAATTCGTTTTGTTTTTCGGGGTTTATGGCCCCTTTGGGTAATTATTACTTTTACCTTTGTGTTTCATGCCTTTTCAGTTCCCGGTGAGACAGTCTTTTCCTTGGCCTTTCTCCATATGACAAAAGAAGGCCTTGAAAAGGCACTGATTTTTGTAGGCCGTTTAGTAATGGTGGTAATGCTGGTTTCTGTTCTTACACTTACCACTTCTCCGGTGGCACTTACCCATGCCCTGGAAAAAATTTTAAGTCCCTTTAAAAGAATTGGGGTTCCTGCCCATGAGTTGTCTATGATGATGACCATTGCCTTGCGGTTTATTCCCACGCTGGTGAGTGAAGCGGAAGTTATTATGAAAGCCCAAAGATCCAGAGGAGCAGATTTTACCCAAGGCGGTTTGGTTGATAGAATAAAAGCACTGGTTCCATTCATTGTTCCCCTGTTAGCAGGTTCACTGCGCAGGGCTGAGGAGTTGGCGGTAGCCATGGAATCCCGCTGTTATCGAGGGGGCATCAATAGAACCTCTATGAATCAAATGTATCTGGGTAAAACCGATTACCTTGCTTTGATAATAACTGCTGCTTTCCTGGGGATGGCAATTACTTACCGGTTTGCAGGCTGGTGA